Proteins found in one Kluyveromyces marxianus DMKU3-1042 DNA, complete genome, chromosome 2 genomic segment:
- a CDS encoding PX domain-containing protein: protein MTNILRTFSLSSGGGISPIPRAGSTSGPSSPLYSGPHPSVSLPKLQSPKNAINTQASTQRIYYNVIQDYFPIDNENQWRPTDTLSPLNVNKGDIVQFICTHENNTVVVKLLNKLGQGLVPLRCLSLNAELTTLSSPSISSPKTPKALKFEAVSEEPGALKQQDSRCSSVSSVTDTNYFLVKSCKVVSTSTLNERTWYRVETTTLSDHKRYLCRYYQDFYRLQCQLLDEIHKLSLDSKLLPTLPPPMANKKSKRAESLSDRLNSFTEYLESLLNSEAIPLATKQAILYDQWLCPKSGDLVQTPRGSLYRCIRSSNTDKEELQWSKIQATDSTDTQEHIAKVLCPDANSHNRSLSICTKSSLASPSSPKLSQPQFHTGNSQPSSPILSQRSQCLFNANANANAGAGLGLGLGLGFGPNKDTIKLKITFGNDCYVVKCHICDIETWEKLENLIHTRLIKDIPDPLCPLTIRMKSSSSYDGLLPLDSTNFDIDNIIYMAQEQQSPNANSNAGFNPHYVLGKPHAQYNITAPSSSRSSSVSSSGNVSNSPKSKRQSLKLTLEVSV, encoded by the coding sequence ATGACGAATATCCTCAGGACATTCAGCCTTTCCTCTGGAGGAGGCATTAGTCCAATTCCAAGAGCAGGATCAACATCGGGACCTAGCTCTCCGTTGTACTCGGGGCCACATCCATCGGTGTCCTTGCCCAAGTTGCAGTCTCCTAAGAACGCAATAAATACGCAGGCGTCCACTCAACGTATTTACTATAACGTCATTCAAGATTACTTCCCAATAGACAATGAGAATCAATGGCGTCCGACAGACACCTTGAGCCCTTTGAATGTTAACAAGGGCGACATAGTACAGTTCATCTGTACGCATGAAAACAACACTGTTGTTGTCAAGctgttgaacaagttgGGTCAAGGATTGGTGCCTTTGAGATGTCTCTCGTTAAATGCAGAGTTGACCACACTGTCAAGCCCCAGTATATCCTCTCCTAAAACCCCAAAAGCACTGAAATTTGAAGCTGTTTCAGAAGAGCCCGGAGCTCTTAAACAACAGGATTCGAGGTGTTCTTCAGTGTCGTCAGTGACCGATACAAACTACTTCCTCGTAAAGAGCTGTAAAGTTGTTTCTACTTCGACACTGAATGAGAGAACGTGGTACAGGGTGGAAACAACTACCCTGTCGGATCACAAAAGGTACCTTTGCCGATACTATCAGGATTTCTATCGACTACAATGCCAACTTCTTGACGAAATCCACAAACTCTCGTTGGATTCAAAGTTGCTACCCACTCTACCGCCTCCAATGGCGAATAAAAAAAGCAAGCGGGCGGAATCCTTATCAGACCGTTTGAATAGTTTCACAGAGTATCTGGAGTCCTTGTTGAATTCAGAGGCCATTCCACTAGCAACTAAACAAGCAATCCTGTACGACCAATGGCTATGCCCCAAATCCGGAGATTTGGTGCAAACGCCACGAGGATCATTGTACCGATGCATTAGAAGTAGCAATACAGATAAAGAGGAGCTTCAATGGAGTAAAATACAAGCTACAGATTCAACTGATACCCAAGAGCATATAGCAAAGGTGCTGTGCCCCGACGCAAACTCTCATAATCGTTCCTTGTCAATATGCACTAAGTCGTCGTTGGCATCGCCCTCTTCACCAAAGCTGTCGCAACCTCAATTTCATACTGGTAACTCTCAACCATCTTCACCCATATTGTCTCAGAGAAGTCAATGCCTCTTCAATGCCAATGCGAATGCTAATGCTGGCGCAGGACTTGGTCTGGGACTTGGTCTGGGCTTTGGGCCAAATAAAGATACCATAAAGCTCAAAATTACTTTCGGCAACGATTGTTACGTTGTAAAATGCCATATATGTGATATAGAGACCTGGGAAAAGCTAGAGAACTTGATTCATACCCGCTTGATCAAAGACATCCCAGACCCGCTTTGTCCACTGACAATCAGaatgaaaagttcaagttcGTATGACGGTCTATTACCACTAGACTCTACCAactttgatattgataatattatctACATGGCGCAGGAACAACAAAGCCCAAACGCAAACTCGAATGCAGGCTTCAACCCGCATTATGTTCTAGGGAAACCACATGCCCAGTATAACATTACTGCTCCATCTTCCAGTAGAAGTAGCAGCGTGAGTAGCTCTGGAAATGTGTCCAACAGCCCTAAATCAAAAAGACAAAGCCTAAAACTAACCCTCGAAGTAAGCGTATGA
- the YUH1 gene encoding ubiquitin-specific protease YUH1, whose protein sequence is MSEQEVKSVIPLESNPEVFGGFAKSLGLHDAWTFQDIYSLVDPDLLAFVPRPVKAVILLFPLSEESEKELREKPEAEAVIQDPSNSTNKNYPIWFKQTVRNACGLYALLHSLSNNQDLLTEDSILKQFLTSNPVPHGKYSNNEALDNFIVSISEIYHERSLQGDTAAPPAENEVELHFITFVEKDGVLYELDGRNPSGAKPLGKTVAAESNGEPDLLNEPLLKERFEWYHNNASESMKLQFSLLGLGPSLN, encoded by the coding sequence ATGAGTGAACAAGAAGTGAAAAGTGTTATTCCATTAGAGTCAAATCCTGAAGTTTTCGGTGGCTTTGCAAAGAGTCTCGGCCTACATGACGCTTGGACATTCCAAGATATTTACTCATTGGTTGATCCTGATCTATTAGCTTTTGTACCACGCCCGGTGAAGGCTGTCATTTTATTGTTTCCGTTGTCCGAAGAGTCTGAAAAAGAGTTAAGAGAGAAACCAGAGGCTGAAGCAGTGATACAAGATCCCAGCAACAGTACTAACAAGAATTATCCAATATGGTTTAAGCAGACGGTTAGAAATGCTTGTGGTTTATACGCACTTTTGCATTCATTATCCAATAACCAAGATCTACTCACCGAGGATTCAATCTTGAAACAGTTCCTCACTTCAAATCCAGTTCCTCATGGCAAATATTCTAACAATGAAGCTTTAGACAATTTCATAGTTTCTATAAGCGAGATCTATCACGAAAGGAGCCTACAGGGGGACACAGCAGCTCCTCCAGCCGAAAACGAGGTTGAGCTACATTTCATAACGTTTGTTGAAAAAGACGGTGTACTCTACGAATTAGATGGAAGGAATCCTTCTGGAGCAAAACCACTTGGAAAAACAGTTGCAGCTGAATCAAATGGTGAACCAGACTTATTAAATGAACCCCTCTTGAAAGAAAGGTTTGAATGGTACCACAATAATGCTAGTGAATCCATGAAACTTCAATTCTCGTTGTTGGGATTGGGCCCTTCTCTCAATTAG
- the THP3 gene encoding Thp3p has product MKRDTMNTYNQVNPITLKRRPEKNSKESTVVDSTPLISDNDSENSGTSLPELRAKLKRERAQALQNGIANEKTNTENGKEDTYTPDFDRLLNPLGGMIKQPLPASFYRFVDKEFKAAKVQRLTTKRIKGLYRDIRLLLKEAISKSLVFKNDWDQQLLTSVFREQPLLSPVEEKLDCLLTQEQKKVILDTIPYEKYGIEPPNVTRSTPLSNDTNLYEINDPTSIVTVEAPSAVPPPPPPISARPPPPWAQNVLQPNRTTTLKVPLPPVSSVPPPAIVPSFTKTVTTSEPTGYNDSRNNNSMSKMQARMDENTRRMERLKRFANPDKSTNTRIKRVKIDDDDSYSDLNAITNKAYKFDKDKPIVGVCHVLEKRYLRLTSEPDPEKVRPLEVLRKALDWIVGKFRSGSCSYQYFCDQMKSIRQDLKVQMIENDFTVTVYKTHARAALENGDIGEYNQCQSSLKPLFDKDNIDKSDLPEFISYRIYYHMMTSDHSSVNQLRLQLLTNLKHISGHEMIKRALRMVDAQIQNNYHLFMRIYQQTKGPERHLVDQFIKKERVSALNYMCKAYARVPLQFLAPELHFNNANEAFTFLTELELIQFMVVPQNNPDDMYIDCKSCRPTIMKHFSDARRVDIKGQI; this is encoded by the coding sequence ATGAAAAGAGATACAATGAATACCTATAACCAGGTCAATCCTATAACTTTGAAAAGGCGTCCTGAAAAAAATAGCAAGGAGAGTACTGTAGTGGATTCAACACCGTTAATCTCTGATAACGATTCTGAAAACTCTGGTACGTCTCTTCCTGAACTGAGGGCAAAGTTAAAGAGAGAACGGGCACAGGCATTGCAAAATGGCATCGCAAATGAGAAAACCAACACAGAAAATGGGAAGGAAGATACATACACACCAGATTTTGATAGGCTCTTAAATCCTCTAGGTGGGATGATCAAACAGCCATTACCTGCCTCCTTTTACCGTTTCGTAGATAAAGAATTTAAGGCTGCAAAAGTCCAACGATTAACAACCAAGCGCATAAAGGGATTATATCGCGATATCAGATTATTACTTAAAGAGGCCATCTCAAAGAGTTTGGTATTTAAAAATGACTGGGATCAGCAACTATTAACGTCCGTTTTTCGTGAACAGCCACTCTTATCACCAGTCGAAGAGAAACTTGACTGTCTTCTAACTCAGGAGCAGAAAAAAGTAATACTTGACACCATACCTTACGAGAAATATGGTATCGAACCACCAAACGTGACAAGGTCCACTCCTTTGAGCAATGATACTAACCTATATGAAATAAATGATCCAACGTCGATCGTTACTGTGGAAGCACCCTCAGCTGTTCCACCTCCACCTCCACCAATTAGCGCAAGACCCCCTCCGCCCTGGGCTCAGAATGTACTGCAGCCCAATAGGACAACAACATTGAAGGTTCCTTTACCTCCAGTCTCTTCAGTGCCACCTCCAGCAATTGTTCCATCGTTTACGAAAACCGTAACGACAAGCGAACCCACCGGGTATAATGATAGCCGTAATAACAATAGCATGAGTAAAATGCAAGCTCGTATGGATGAAAATACAAGAAGGATGGAAAGGCTGAAGAGGTTTGCGAATCCAGATAAGTCCACAAATACTAGAATTAAGCGTGTAAagattgatgatgacgataGTTACTCTGATCTTAACGCCATTACTAATAAAGCATATAAATTTGATAAGGATAAACCAATTGTCGGAGTGTGCCACGTGTTggagaagagatatttAAGACTCACATCAGAACCAGACCCAGAAAAAGTGCGGCCTCTTGAAGTTCTAAGAAAAGCTCTTGATTGGATTGTGGGGAAGTTTCGTAGTGGTTCTTGTTCATATCAGTACTTCTGTGATCAAATGAAATCTATTAGGCAAGATTTGAAGGTCCAAATGATTGAAAATGATTTCACAGTAACCGTATACAAGACACACGCTCGAGCAGCACTAGAAAATGGCGACATAGGAGAATATAACCAGTGCCAGAGTAGTTTGAAACCATTGTTTGATAAAGATAACATCGACAAGAGCGATTTGCCAGAATTTATCAGTTATAGAATATATTATCACATGATGACATCAGACCATTCAAGCGTTAATCAACTACGTCTTCAACTTCTAACTAACTTAAAACATATATCTGGTCATGAAATGATCAAAAGGGCCCTTAGAATGGTGGATGCtcaaatacaaaataaCTACCATCTATTTATGAGAATATATCAGCAAACTAAGGGTCCCGAACGTCATTTGGTGGATCAATTcattaagaaagaaagggTGAGTGCATTAAATTATATGTGTAAGGCCTATGCTCGAGTTCCACTTCAGTTTTTGGCCCCGGAGCttcatttcaataatgCAAATGAGGCGTTTACGTTCTTGACTGAGCTCGAATTAATTCAATTCATGGTAGTGCCCCAAAATAACCCCGATGATATGTACATTGATTGCAAAAGTTGTAGACCCACCATTATGAAGCACTTCAGCGATGCAAGAAGAGTAGATATAAAGGGTCAAATATGA
- the uch2 gene encoding ubiquitin carboxyl-terminal hydrolase isozyme L5, which translates to MSEWNTIESDAGVFTRLITDLGVEGLQFEDIPYLDYLESEDISSILEGLVFLFPYKKSLYQNPEPVQGRYETDSTKVFFSQQTIQNACATQAVLNILFNLCQDKKEKVHLGPELSQFYEFVKDFHEPALIGETINGSELIRNVHNSFTPPNLFVMDEDPYRNRGQSQEVYHFVGFIPHESRIYELDGLQPYPIDHGPYTDFAKDVKTLLQERMDILVQQGVQKFNIIGLILDRLQYLQTELEKDDIPDGKRFVLSEQLQEELNKREKWKEEITFRKHNLTGLALELLKQISSSMSENEFESVLREASMKPSN; encoded by the coding sequence ATGTCAGAATGGAACACTATTGAATCGGATGCCGGTGTTTTCACACGGTTGATAACAGATCTTGGGGTAGAAGGTTTACAATTTGAAGATATACCTTATTTGGATTACCTAGAATCAGAAGATATCTCATCAATCTTGGAAGGTCTagtgtttttgtttccctATAAGAAGTCCCTATACCAGAATCCCGAACCAGTTCAGGGACGTTATGAGACTGATAGTACCAAGGTGTTTTTCTCTCAGCAAACTATTCAAAATGCATGCGCAACACAAGCTGTTTTGAACATATTATTCAATTTATGTCaagacaagaaggaaaaggtCCATCTAGGCCCTGAGCTATCTCAATTTTATGAGTTTGTCAAAGATTTTCATGAACCCGCTTTAATTGGTGAGACTATTAATGGATCAGAGTTAATCAGAAATGTTCACAATTCTTTTACCCCTCCGAACCTCTTTGTTATGGATGAAGATCCTTACCGAAACAGAGGCCAATCTCAAGAGGTGTACCACTTTGTAGGTTTTATTCCTCATGAATCAAGGATCTATGAATTGGATGGTCTACAACCATATCCTATAGACCATGGTCCATACACAGATTTCGCTAAAGATGTCAAGACTTTGTTACAAGAGCGAATGGATATATTAGTCCAACAAGGGGTACAGAAATTCAATATAATTGGTCTAATATTAGACAGATTGCAATACCTTCAGACAGAATTAGAGAAAGATGATATACCTGATGGTAAAAGGTTTGTTTTATCAGAACAGCTCCAAGAAGAGCTCaacaagagagaaaaatggaaagaagagatcaCTTTCCGCAAGCATAATCTTACGGGCCTTGCTCTAGAGCTATTGAAGCAAATATCATCGTCTATGTCAGAAAACGAGTTCGAAAGTGTGTTAAGAGAAGCTTCCATGAAGCCATCGAACTAA
- the AIM25 gene encoding Aim25p — protein MMLRHNLLLGRRLFNTKTSTLLLQNSPVRRFPRVRVVHPVKESITSSPVGMGSMNDVIIEEHSPIATTILNEPTIVIERQIEMMNVVLGFEQANQYAIMDALGNKIGFMQERDFGFFKAVTRQIYRLHRPFTVDVFDNFGNILMTIRRPFSFVNSHIKAVLPDENGTIVGESVQNWHLWRRRYQLFQREYENPLEFTQFGNIDAPFLSFEFPVTDENNKIIASCDRNWVGIGRELFTDTGVYIVRFDSQQSFQGVYPDEFISDKVLNYDQRAVMLANAVSIDFDYFSRHSRHGGGLLSFGTYDE, from the coding sequence ATGATGTTGAGACATAATTTGCTTTTAGGTAGAAGACTATTTAATACTAAAACTAGTACTTTGTTGCTACAAAACTCCCCTGTTAGAAGGTTTCCAAGGGTCAGGGTTGTGCACCCTGTCAAGGAATCAATTACATCTAGCCCTGTTGGAATGGGAAGTATGAATGATGTCATAATTGAAGAGCATTCACCTattgcaacaacaatttTGAATGAACCAACGATCGTTATCGAGAGACAAATTGAAATGATGAACGTTGTCCTAGGTTTTGAGCAGGCAAATCAATACGCGATTATGGATGCATTGGGCAACAAGATAGGTTTTATGCAAGAGAGggattttggtttctttaAAGCCGTCACAAGACAAATATACCGGTTGCATCGTCCATTCACTGTTGAtgtatttgataattttgGTAACATTTTGATGACCATTCGTAGaccattttcatttgtGAACTCCCATATTAAGGCGGTTTTACCAGACGAAAATGGAACTATAGTAGGTGAATCTGTTCAGAATTGGCATCTGTGGCGTCGTAGGTACCAATTATTTCAAAGGGAATATGAAAACCCCCTTGAATTCACTCAGTTTGGTAACATTGATGCTCCCTTCCTCAGTTTTGAATTCCCGGTTACGGATGAGAACAACAAAATTATCGCTAGTTGTGACAGAAATTGGGTAGGAATTGGCAGAGAACTATTTACTGATACAGGTGTCTATATTGTACGATTTGACTCCCAACAATCGTTCCAAGGCGTATACCCTGATGAATTTATAAGTGATAAAGTGCTCAACTATGACCAGAGAGCCGTTATGTTAGCGAATGCAGTCTCAATAGATTTTGATTACTTCTCTAGACATTCTCGTCATGGAGGCGGTCTGTTGTCGTTCGGAACCTatgatgaatga